Within the Calypte anna isolate BGI_N300 chromosome 28, bCalAnn1_v1.p, whole genome shotgun sequence genome, the region actcctggagtcggcagcagtcgggaaccggaggcaggaacacacagatatgggctggcacggattaggaccacaggcagacaaacggacaggatccttccaggatgccggggaggaagggaagcaggaaaaaaatcaggctcggcccacgtgatgcctcaaatttatactgagtgtgacgtatatgggatggaatactctgtttggtcaattctggcatctatcttgtctgatcctccctaaaggagggctctggtgggacctctgtatcctcctaGACGGCAGAGCTGAtcagtgtccttggcctgcataccagtctctagcagtaactataaacatcaagtgttatcaatcctaaaggcacacacactgcatgagaaacttgctgttaatttcagagagactacttacaagggacttagctaaaagcaaaagtacagaaacagaaaaccacctttatcctggtccaaaccaggacaatgggattaaagggaagaaggaaatatgaaaaaaaaataatctggaatTTGAATGCAAAAGGCATCTTTTAGTGTAAGTGTGTTGAGAGAGgaggttgctttttctttttatcatacTTTTCATCATGATTTTCTGTTGGACACAAGAAGTCACAACCTTCTATTGCTGCCCTGGGCTTCTTGATGCCTCCACCCCCATCCTGCTCATCACATCTCAGTCTGCACTTTCTCATTCTCCTTCTCATCTCTCACCAAAGGAACTTCAGCTCCAGAAGCCCAAACTCCTCAGTACTTGCACCTCCAGGTCCCAGCAAAGGGTGGAAAAGAAGCTGTCCTTAGGGTATTCCTAGCAAACATTTggttttttgctcttttgttgACTCTGCAGACACCTGCTGTCTGCCCAGCCCTTTCTGCAGAGTTTTTGTCCTTGCAGGAAACTTCAAACAGAAGTTTTCTGCCTCTTAGTGCAAACTGAGCTCCTTTCTTCAGCCTTTTGGGGTGCCCAGGTGTCAGTTTCCCCTTTTTGAGCAAGCATCACACCCCCTCCTTTCTGCCCTTTCTGCCTTTTGAAATGGGCCACATTTTGTAATGATATTATGGTCTACtggcatttttaatttgtagttCAGATCCAATTCAGACTGGGGATCCTGGGTTATCTTccctccagaaaaagaaaataaattgctctTTCTTGTTTTGGGAGGGGGATTTTATGGCCAATGATGTTGAGTTTTGTGTCTGGAATGTTAAgcttagaagaaagaaaaacctaaagtaaaataaaaaaccaaaaaagccaaacaaaaccccaaaacacatgATTATAAAAACCATTCTCAATCTGCAGCCTTGCTATGTCTGGGAACagaatttataattaaaaacaatcacagaattgtttcacttggaaaagacctttaagctcatccagtccaaccattaacctaattCTACTCAGTCCatctctgaaacccctccagctGATTCCAGTGCTCAATAAACCTTTGAGGTTTCTTCTAATTTCCCACTTAACCCTCCCGTGGCACaacaattctttatttttctttctccttgctggCAGTAACAAAGAACAACGTTTTTATGCCATCAAGCTTCTGTGAACCCTCTACAGGCAATTCTGACTCAGAACCAGGTGAGCTCCctcattttcctgccttttcttgGCAAATTGGGGTCAGTCTGTCACAACCCAGAGTACTCTGATGCTTCAGAAGATCCTGTCTGGGAGAGAAACATGGAAGAGGTGATGGTTGTGAGCTTAGAGCTGTTCTCTTGCTCACTTCATTGCTCAGTTTCAGGCTTGCTGGaggtaataaaaataacaaaaccctAAATTCTTCAATGGTTTGGAAGTGGTGGTGGAGGACTGCACTAGGACTCTATGCCCAGGGCTTGACCTCGAGATAAAACTTGAAGGAAATTTTCATTTATGGGTTTTGGATACTGTTTTGttattggtttgggttttttttaatattgcaaaTTAAATCAGCCTCAACTTGTGGGCTCAGCACTGTCCTGCAGTGTGGGTGTGGGGGTATTGTCACCTTAATAAATGAGAATAAAGAAGTAAAGTAAGATGGGGAGGTGCTGAGTTCTCTTATTCTGAGCACAGCCATTATGGGCAGAAAGAGGAATGTTTTATAATTACAACTTGGAAGTTCTTAAAAACTCATTTTGTATTAGCTGTGGattcatgaatattttttttttcaattttggTATTTTATCTAAAAGCATTAATTGTAGTGCATAGCAAAGGAATCTTTTTACCTTCATTTACCTTCATGCTATAAAATCATAGGGTAAAAGCTAATGGAATTACTAGAAACTAATATTGGGCAATGAAGTTTAACTTAATTTAGGGTAATTagctgctgggagcagtgaTACTTCAATGATTCTCACTTAAACCCTATTAAGCCTCTATTAAGTCCCTTATAGAAGGAACTCCATTTCTCTTGTGAAAATAATCTGGTTCAtatttgtcttgaaaaaaaatctgattttttttcttgcagcagctgtgtttctgctgtAAGGATCACTGTAAATCCAgacttttcttttggaaaaaggGAGTTTGTTATTTGAAAGACTCCTTATGAGTTTGGTTATTTATGAAACTTTTGCCTTGTTACATTGAGGAAAGCCTGAAGAGTTTTGACTGGATGAATGTATGTAGTGTTCTGCAGTTATGTCCTTGGAGTCTtctaattttgaatttttttgtcattttcaaaTTTTGCTTCCAGAGGAGAAGAGCAGTGGATTCAGGCTGAAGCCACCAATACTTATCCATGGCCAGGCACCAAGTGCAGGTGAGTGGATTCAGGCTGAAGCCACCAATACTTATCCATGGCCAGGCACCAAGTGCAGGTGAGCTCAGAGgtttctgcagcaaaaaaagcaaaccaagtgGGTTTTTTAGGAGTTTCCTCAAAGCTGCAATGCTAAAGGTTGCAATACATGTatttatgcaggaaaaaaaataaaaagtcttcTCCAGAATGGTTCATGTCCTCATCCACTGTCTGGTGGGCACAGACACATCTCAGTTCTGGGTTGGAGCAGTCATGGATGGATCTCCCAGTTGTCCCTCCATGAACTCAATTCCTTTGGCAGCAAAGAGGGATAAAtggggatgctccagggatTCCTGAATGGATTCCAACCATTACTGGGCACTCagttcctcctctccctggttTGATGGTGGTGGGGATGTTGGGTCCCTGATTCTACTTTGGCTTTTACTGAGCTGCTTCTTGGTGATGCAGACCCAGCCTGTATGGGAAAGAGAGAAGTGTAACAAGTTCTGAGGAGGTTGAGAGGGAaaaaactcaaaatattttgggtaatgaaaataccattaaaaaccaaaaaataatttggtaaTGGAAGTTAATtcttgcatatatatatatatatatatatatatggaaaatgtttatttcatttgCAGGAAGAGTAGTACATTTTAAACAAGatttcttaataataataaaccttaggattatttctgaaatgaaactgGTTCCCTAACATTCAGCTGAGTTGCTAGGAGTAATTTCTGTTGCACATTTTATTGGATCAAgttcatctttgttttcttcagtgaagaaaactgAACCTTCTGGAATTGTTCTAACCTTCTAGAGTGGATGTTAAGATGGTTTTTATTTAACAAGTCATTTAAGGTCAGCTGGTTTTTTGAATTAGAACAGAATGAGAGTTGTAGTGCCACGTGTTTTACTACAGCAAACCAAAGAGGCAAGGTTAGTTCAGAAATGCAAAAGGTTAAATGAAACAGCAGGGAAGATGATTCCAGTATTGAGACATTTGGCTGTGTGAAGAGCAAGATAAAATCATTTATCTGTATCTGGAAATAACTGcactggaaggagaaaagtctTGGAATTGAATAATATGTCTGTGATTGCTTCTGTactgttaatttattttctttgaggCATTGTCATAAACCCCTATAaggcagaaattatattttcaagtGGCTTCTACACCTCAGAATCTGTCTTTGAGGCTTGAGGAACAGGACAGAAGGAGTTGGAagcttttttaatgtgtttccCATTGTATATTCTGttgaaaacagagggaaggTTGGAGGAAGCTGAGTTTTCCAACTCTAAGGGTTGACAGCTCTTGAAAACCCCTCTGTCCTTTCAGGTCTCCCAAGCCAGAAGCCCAAGGAGCAGCAACGCAGCGTCCTACGTCCTGCAGTCCTACAGGCACCACAGCCCAAAGCTTTCTCCCAGATGggtaaataatgtttttcctctctagaatcctctggaaggagaagaaaaaaaatacagaatctgTTTAGTGTAGTAGTTTGGTTTTACTCAGCATCccccttttgtttttctagatTTCTCCTTCCAGAAAAGCAACAACTTAAATGTGAGGTGTGTCTGTTCATAAGTTACAGAAGGGATGAGTGGAGCCTTCAGTTTCTGTGTAGGATGACTGTGACATTGCCAGGCCTCCAGTTTTGGTGTGGTCCATGCCTgctttttggagaaaaagaactTTAAAGGGTGTGATTTGGCCATCTCAAGTGACAGCATTGACCATGGCTTAATAAGCTACTGCTGATCAGTTGAACAGTAGTGGCAGACTTCAGGTAGCTGCACAGTGATGTAAAATGCCTAAATCACTGGCCTTGAGGACCATTTTGGAGTTGAGACTTTGGGATACACTTTTAATTCTTACTTTGGTCATGTATATTATGTGTATTCTGATATTGTTATGGAATATTGATATATCTAGGAGAAATAGGTGTGACTGAAGACTGAGTCTGACACAGAACTAGATGTTTCTAGCTTGATTTCTTGGCATGCCTCTTGGCCCAAAATGGATTCTGCAGTGGACTTGATATTGGGGTGCAAATTTTCACAAGAAGGGTGTCCAAAgaagagctcagctgctgcaagcAGGATTTGATTGGAGCAGGGTGGTTGCTTGAAGAGTATAAATTAAAGACCCTGCAGCATTTGTATAGTTTCAGGGACTTGATACTGACTTGGTTTTCTGCATTTGGAATTTTGATTCTGCTAAGAATTGCTGAAGCAGTTCTCAGGTCTCTTGCAATACCCAGTGGAACTTTGTAGTTTGCACTGCAGTGTTTCATGGACTTAGCAAGAAAGCAGCATGGAATTTGCCATTGAAAACTTAGTGCTTTTAGGACAATCTAAATATCTGAAGAATTTATATGGTTTTCTCATTCCTTACTGCAGTTCTTAGCAGTGGCACCAATGGTGTAAATATCCTGCCAGATTCTGCAACCACATCAGAGTCACTAAGTAATGCAACACTGAAAAGTTCTGACTGTGAAGACAAGTCACAGGTGAGTTGCAGAAGGAGTGGAAGGACATTCCAGGTGACAAACTTGAACAAGTATTCTCTGAACAGTGTTTGTTCAGTTATGTGAATGCACTTTAACCAGTTACAGCCCTCTTAGCTACCCCTGTGATGATTGTACACTTCAGTTGTAGTGATAGTATGGTGTATTTATCTTTAACTGAAGAAATGTAAGACAGATTTACTGGATCCAGAGTTCAGGATGGGTTTTCATACCTGTTTCCCCCTCACAAAATAGAATTTgttcagttctgcttttctctcattGTCTCCTTTAGTCCATCTGGCTTTGTTTCTGTCTTGCTGTCAAATCATTGCTGCAGTGATGCCACTGGTACCCTGGGCACAGAATTCCTCTCTTTGGGTGTCTTGGAGCCAGTGGACTGAAGTCAGAACACTGCTTTTTCATCTGTGTGAAGAAACACATCTTCCTCCTGCAGGTTCATCTCTTATTCTGTGTGCAGGGAGTGGgtcaggaaagcagagaattGTCTTACTAGAGGAGGGGAGCAAATCATTTCCTCCAGTGGTTGTCCCCAGCTCTTTTCAGGCCAGAGATAAGGAAATGTTTACTGAGGTGCTTTTCTTGTCTGGAAAGGCTTTCATTTTGAGCTGAGCAAACTGAGCACTTTGCCCATGTTCAGGCTTCCTTTTCAGACTGCTTAGCAAAAAGCAATCCCCTCCCCATGGTGATGACCTCCACTGGCAGTGTCTGGGTTTTTAACAACTGAATGTGTAATAGTGTTGGGAAATGTGAGGGGCTGAAAAGCTTCAGGTAGTGGAAAAGGCATCCAAGTGCATTTAAAAGTTGTTTATTTGGTATCTTGAAAAGGAAGTAATGAAATAGTTCCTACCCTGTTCTCAGCAAAGTGAGTTCTGtcccttccttcctgcagaCATTGAGCTCCCTGTTGGCATCTTAAGATGTGTTGGCTGAGAGCATGAGGAGGATGTTTGTGGATTTGAGGGTGTGTGGATTTTGGATGGCTTCttaggtttctttttgtgtttgtttgttagcAGTGTTAGAGAGTGCCTTGCTTTATTTATGCAACTCTGAGCACGGGTAAGTAGTGGTGTTAACAATGGAAGAATATACATCAGTTTAGTTGAAATTCAAGTCTCAGTTTTGAAATCTGGATATCTAAGCAGAAAGACTTCAAATGTGAAAGGCTTTTTAAGGGTTAGTGAAAGACTCCTGCCAGAGTTAAGTAGCAGGAAGTTCATTGCATGGCTCAGTATGAAGCCTCTGTGCTCCATGCTTGTTGCCTGTGTGTATGTATTAGGGAGATGCTCTGGACATTTTTAACACACATTAACACTCATTTAACATTGACTTTTTTAACTGAAGTCCAGAAAAACTGACCTGGGAAGCAATTTTCTGATAGAAGAAAGCTCTTATGTCTAGATGTGAAGGGTTACTGTAAGCTAAAATTAAATGATTTAAAGCTTCATGTCTGAATATTTGCAGTTTTACCAAGGAAAGTGATGGGATATTCCTCATGGCCTGGATTGCCCAAATGCTTGAAGCTTTCTAGCACAGCTCCAAAAAATTGGAGTTTAAAAGTGGTTGTGTTAAATGCAGGAGTCTCTCTGCAGAATGTTAGAATGCTCAGGAAGAGTCAGTGGTTACTTCTGGAGTTAGAAGCTTCACATTAGGAATTGTTTGTGCAAATCTGTGTCCTAGGTTTGAGGTTCTCCAGGAAGCTTTCTTGTAAGGACAAGAGGGGGAGTGTTTTGCTGTgacctgggagcctcctctgcCCTTGTTTGAGCAGGTGTAAGTTGTGTGGTCTTATTTACCTGGCAGAaaagatgattttatttttttttctctgaggtcTTTCTTGTCCTTACACCAGGTAGCAGTGTGGGAATATTCTCTACCTTCTTGCTGTCTGTTTGTCTTGAAAAATCCCCAGGAAAATGCAGGAGCCCTTAACAACACAGCCCTTAGCTGAGTACCAGCTGCagccttcttcctcttcagccTCCCTCGAGCAGTGGAAGGGTTTGGGGGCTGAAGGGATTCAGATGTGCAGGAAAAAGCTTGCTGGGCAGCTTCCAAGCCTGCCATacatccagcctgggcttttTTTGGCAGCAAGATGATACTGAACCTTATTCTACCTGTTAAGGAGATCCTTGGTTAAaggtttttccttctgctcaaCAGAATGTTTCTTGACCATTTCTGCACCATTCACTGCTGGAGGACTATTCCTCCCAGGCAATGCTGACCCATTTCTGGGTCCAGACCAGCAGAAAAAAGGATGTCTTTGAAATGCCAGAATTAGAATCTGAAGGCAGATGATACAGGTTGGTTATGCATGCTTTGAGCATGACTTGGGCCAAGTGATGGTTGGAGATCTCCTTGAACCTTAACTCTTCTGTCATTAGttgaaaaaaagatgctttagCCAAcaagagaggattttttttttgacatgcAAAGTTTGGCTTGTATCTCTGGAGATGTTGCTGCCTTGTCATTGTGAATGACTGTGGGATTTGCCATGTCAGAATGtggtttttctttaaagaaactCAGTTGCCAAAGCTAAagttttcaatttcttttctttaggcAGGAGAATGTCAGAAAAAAGTCTCCAACAATACTTCAGATGATGACAGCTCTGAGAAGGCAGAACTAAATGCACAGCAAGCCTTTGTATTTGGGCAAAACTTAAGAGATAGAGTTAAGGTAAAGGTGTTTGTTATCCTGACTGTGAGTTGATGAATTTCCATAAGGATAATCAAACAGTGGAACAGATGATGTTGCATTGAGCATTATATTCTGCTTATGAAGAACTTTGAAGCCACTGTATGCAGGGTTAAAACCTCATTTACATATATGCAAATTTAGTAGCTTGGAACACAGTTCTGTTGGCTGTTTAGTAAAACTGGTTTTCCAGCCATTAAAAAAGACTGGTTAGTTGAATAAGAAGCTTTTCCAAAAATAAGCACACCTATTGGAATCATAGGTAATCTCTAAACTCAGTGCATTTTAATGcttgcttttacatttttggGTCAGAATGAAAATGGGGTCCATAAGAAGTTAAAATGTGTTACAGTAAAggtgagaacagaaaaataggGCAGCCTGGGTTCAAACCTGTGCATGAAGTAATGGAATAAGATTTTTTGTACCTCCTGTTGAAGGCAGGTTTGTGCAGGTTTCCTAGCATAGCAAAAGGAAGTGTAATCCAGGGATATAGCCTGTGTTGGCTTGTTGTAGAAAGTGTCTGGGGACAGAACTTTGTCTTGGGAAAGAACAGACTGAAAATGTAGTGTTCAGTAGTTAAAACTGTCAATATAAATCCTCTTTTTATAGCTGGGAGATGAAAGTGATGAAACTGCTGATGTGCAGAATGCTGACCTTCCTGCATCAGATGTACCTTCTGCAACAAATTACTTTCTACAATACATCAGTTCCAGGTGAGACACCAGGGAAACGTGTGGGACAGGTTTTATTATTCTATGTTAAGAGTTATTTGTGATTCTGCTCTTCAGGGGCTTATCCTGGGTCAGTAGAAACCCAGGCTTCTGAAGGTGTCCAACTTCAGGTCTGGGGGAATCCTCAATCATCTGGGCAAGGGACTGGGTCCTCAGCAAAGCCTCTCTATAAAACTAACAAGATGAGAGAGAAGTCTTCTCATGAATGATTAGAAACAGTCAGGAAATAAATTGGAGTTTTCAGGAGACTCCTGTAGAGATCTCTGCTGGATTTGTCGTGCAATATGGATCACATAGGAGATggataaaaggaagaatatttttaagtagTTATTTCTTCATTCTGATAAGATTTTTGAGCACTATAGAGAGCCTGTATGAATAAACAGGAACCTAACTGTGGGAGGTCTTTGAGAGAATTTTGAATTAGGCACTGGCATCAGAAGAAATTTAATGTAGGTGTGCAGAAAGTGGGGCAGCCAGGAGGCAAGTGTGCTAAATCTATGTACAGTGATGAAATCTGAACTGAAAGCCTTCACTTAAGGCTAAGATGTGAAAATGTTAGCTCAGTAGCTGTCAGAAAAATCATGCAGTGTTACAGTGTAAAagacaaaacaatttttcactGAACAGAGCTGTGAATTCAGGTAATAACTAGAAAAGCACAGGGGAGAAAATCCTCCTGAGAGCAATAGAGCAacatctctgctcctggcagagcCTGCTTAAGCAGTAAGCCTTCAGTTAGCACTCAGCATTACTTAATATCTAGTTGGAGATCTAAAGGAAGAATTTACAACAACAAAATCATTTCCCATCATTCTGAGAGAATTCTCATTCTGTAAACCCAGTGTGTTCTCTTGTGTAGTAAGTTATATCCATTTTTGCTTATGTTTTTCTGTCAGCCAGGGCTTAATTTTCAAAGCCAGTGCCAGCCACTCACTTTTTGAGGAATTTTATCAGTAGATGATGAACAGGTATTTTCCTGACTTACAGAATctgttttgggggttgtttttgtttttttcagtgtagagAACTCCACAAACAGTGCAGAGGCATCTAGCAACAAATTTGTTTTTGGACAGAACATGAGTGAGCGAGTCCTAGTGAGTATCCATGGTGTGTGAAATGGGCTTGTGTGAGGAGCTTGCATGATGGGCTCTCACTGAGGAGTTCTGAGGACCTTTCATTGGACTTGTCACTGGGGCAGTTTTCATTCAGTAGTTCCCCTTGTAGGTAACTTAGCTGAGTGTTTATCATGAGCTGTTTCTCCAGGATTTCCTTGCCACCAGGAAGTAAGTTTCAGTCTTCTCTGCAGTGCATGTGGTTCCCAAGACCAAGCACTTTATGGCCCAGCTTGCTGCTTTAAATGATTTATTCAGGATAATTATTTAGAGTGTTTTATGTTTCCTGTCCTCCAAATTGAGAAGTTCAGTTAGTGACTCTCCCAGTGATGGGATTTCAAGTCCAGCAGTAAGGCAACTGCCTCAGTGCTGAGTCATGATTCCAAAAAGTTTATTGTGTCCCAGCCTAAGGAATGAGTTCCAGCTTTGCTGGTACAACAGAAACTGTTTAATGCTGTGCACTCAGAGCTGTCTGAGCAAGGAGTTCAGTCAAGTATGCCTTGAGTTGAGCTGGTGCTCAAATTGGTTTGCTTGGTTGCACATAACCTCAAAATAAAGGttgaaattttgttttggttcaGGGGAGAGTAATTTGGTTTTCAGGTCCCACTCCTTGGCTGGGATAGTAGCATAGATTTTACTGTGAAAGTTTGTCAGCTGTGGGATTCTTCTTTTGCTGTATTGTTTATAAGCACTGGGGCTTCCCTTAGTACTTGATGACTGATCTGCTTCTGCAGAATTTGTgtattcttgctttcttttgtttaccTCACTGTTCTTTTTGTGATAGAGTCCACCAAAATcaaatgaaggtaatacagaGAATAATAAGGAGAATGCTGCTACAGAGTCTGGGTCTGAATCATCTTCTCAGGAAGCCACACCAGAGAAAGGTGAATAGCAAAATAGAAGAGGGGTAGTTAATCCTTCTTGAAGTAATTTTCAAGAAGCCATTACTTTATAAAACCTTTCAATGTTCCCTTTACTGTCTCCTGTAACCAAAGATGCAGActgggggagggaggtgatGTGTTGGATGCTATAGAATGAAGGTAAATTAAGAAACTAACAGAGCAGATACTTGGACCTACAGAGTGCAGAAGAACTGTGGCAGACTGTTTCTTAACAATTCATTGTACTTCCAGTGGCTGAATGTCTGAGTGAAATGTCTCTTGTGTTGAGTCAGTGCCCTGAATGTGTTGCTTGAACCAAGAACTGTTTGCTGGATTCTAGACTTCTGTGACTCTTCAGATGGACAAGAGTTTTCTGGGAATTATGGAAGTTCCAGCAAATATTGGAAGCctgaataaaagcaaacaatgaAGTGCTTGTGTAGGCACAACTGGAAAGCTGGTGGCAGTATCAGAcagcatttttctgtctcttgttttttcttgtgcttttaaaacaagTCTTAAAAGTCAAAGCTTTAACTTTTGAACTCCAGTCCTGATTCTGTGTTCTCTTACTGTCCATTCTCTAAATGGTGGTATACTTGGGAGTTGTTTATAAATCTGCCATAATGATATGCTGATCATTCTCAAACTTTGAAAATGTTGTTCAGCTAATAATATTTCAGAGTCACTGGCAGAGTCTGCAGCAGCCTATACTAAAGCAACAGCAAGGAAATGTTTATTAGCAAAGGTGGAAGTGATAACTGGAGAGGAAGCTGAAAGTAATGTGTTGCAGGTAAGAAAGGGGCAAAGTTGAGGAACTTTTCAGTTTATGGGGGTTCAAATGGGTGTCTGGTCAGTGCACCAGACTCAGCCATCCTCTATTTCTAGGGTACTTTCTTGTCTTAAAATGCAGTCTTTGGATATTTATTATCAGATCCTTATTTTGCTTCTTAATATCCTCTTGTTGGAGTAAATTTTAGTGTTTGGGCCAAATCTTTCCTGAATACATCACATAAAAGGTTGTATGTTCTACAAAAcaattatttgaagaaaatttaaatgaacTATATATTCTAAGTTGTTTCAATATTCAATGAGTGAAgattttttctataaaaagctCAGAATTCACTAATATGCCAGCAGTTCACATTCTTGCATAGCAGAACCCATAAAAGGGTGCTCAGGAGTTTGTCTTGAGGTGTTCAGTTGAATTAGTGGAACATTTGGTCACTGCTTAAAGACTGCTGGTGatcattttcatttgtttaacaCTGCAGTTACTCATTAACTTATGTGAATTAATTAATGTGAATATCAACTTCATTATGTCCTTAGGACAGGACAGCTGTAGCTACAACAGCTGTAGGTGATGGAATATGAAATCTAGAGGTTGATTGCAGTAATTTTATGCTATAAAGAAATCTTCTGTTGCAGATTCAGTGCAAGCTGTTTGTATTTGATAAAAATGCTCAGTCTTGGGTGGAAAGAGGTCGAGGACTCCTGAGACTCAATGACATGGCCTCAACAGAGGATGGAACATTACAGTCTCGACTGGGTAAGAGGaagcaggggaagggggaggtACTGGGTGGCATCTTCTGCTGCCATTACACACATCAGCATCCACTCTAGGTTGTGTCTTAGCTCTTGGGCTTCTTCTCTTGCTTCAGTTGGTGCccatttcctcctcttttcatACCCTCCTGTTGTAGCAAATGTTCCAGGTACTGTTTTCCCCCTTGAAAGCAAGCTGTGTTTAACAGCTACAGAGTGTTTGGCTAGAAGTTGGTGGTAATATCAATATTATGAGCAGGGCTGGTTGGTTTTGGACAGGGTTCTTGTAGCAGTAGGCTGAGGTTATGAGCTCAGACCCAACCACTGGACTTGGATGTATTAACACAAGACTAAATATCTGATAATCTTGAATTGCCTGCATTCCTTTGATTATCAGTTGTGACAAGATACCCATTTTAGAGGCTTTCCCTCTATATTCTTCCCCTTGATGTTCTTTAGAAGGAGTtttaaacataataaaaaagcatCTGGGCTGTTTTGTGTTTCCTGTTGTGCCTTTTCCATCTTAACTGATCTTGTGTGTTGGCTGCAGTGATGAGGACTCAGGGGAGCCTCAGGTTAATCCTGAACACCAAACTCTGGGCTCAGATGCAGATTGATAAAGCCAGTGAGAAGAGTATCCGGATCACTGCCATGGACACAGAGGACCAGGGAGTTAAAGTTTTTCTTATATCAGTGA harbors:
- the RANBP3 gene encoding ran-binding protein 3 isoform X3, whose protein sequence is MADLANEEKPAIAPPVFVFQKDKAQKRSADGSSPEDGDESDREDGSYCPPVKRERTSSLTQFPPSQSVTKNNVFMPSSFCEPSTGNSDSEPEEKSSGFRLKPPILIHGQAPSAGLPSQKPKEQQRSVLRPAVLQAPQPKAFSQMVLSSGTNGVNILPDSATTSESLSNATLKSSDCEDKSQAGECQKKVSNNTSDDDSSEKAELNAQQAFVFGQNLRDRVKLGDESDETADVQNADLPASDVPSATNYFLQYISSSVENSTNSAEASSNKFVFGQNMSERVLSPPKSNEGNTENNKENAATESGSESSSQEATPEKESLAESAAAYTKATARKCLLAKVEVITGEEAESNVLQIQCKLFVFDKNAQSWVERGRGLLRLNDMASTEDGTLQSRLVMRTQGSLRLILNTKLWAQMQIDKASEKSIRITAMDTEDQGVKVFLISASSKDTGQLFAALHHRILALRSRVEQEQEVKDAAPEPEVTQSNEEDSDDDDVIAPSGSAGSGPNDEGDGQNVGST
- the RANBP3 gene encoding ran-binding protein 3 isoform X2; this encodes MADLANEEKPAIAPPVFVFQKDKAQKRSADGSSPEDGDESDREDGSYCPPVKRERTSSLTQFPPSQSVTKNNVFMPSSFCEPSTGNSDSEPEEKSSGFRLKPPILIHGQAPSAGLPSQKPKEQQRSVLRPAVLQAPQPKAFSQMVLSSGTNGVNILPDSATTSESLSNATLKSSDCEDKAGECQKKVSNNTSDDDSSEKAELNAQQAFVFGQNLRDRVKLGDESDETADVQNADLPASDVPSATNYFLQYISSSVENSTNSAEASSNKFVFGQNMSERVLSPPKSNEGNTENNKENAATESGSESSSQEATPEKANNISESLAESAAAYTKATARKCLLAKVEVITGEEAESNVLQIQCKLFVFDKNAQSWVERGRGLLRLNDMASTEDGTLQSRLVMRTQGSLRLILNTKLWAQMQIDKASEKSIRITAMDTEDQGVKVFLISASSKDTGQLFAALHHRILALRSRVEQEQEVKDAAPEPEVTQSNEEDSDDDDVIAPSGSAGSGPNDEGDGQNVGST
- the RANBP3 gene encoding ran-binding protein 3 isoform X1, producing MADLANEEKPAIAPPVFVFQKDKAQKRSADGSSPEDGDESDREDGSYCPPVKRERTSSLTQFPPSQSVTKNNVFMPSSFCEPSTGNSDSEPEEKSSGFRLKPPILIHGQAPSAGLPSQKPKEQQRSVLRPAVLQAPQPKAFSQMVLSSGTNGVNILPDSATTSESLSNATLKSSDCEDKSQAGECQKKVSNNTSDDDSSEKAELNAQQAFVFGQNLRDRVKLGDESDETADVQNADLPASDVPSATNYFLQYISSSVENSTNSAEASSNKFVFGQNMSERVLSPPKSNEGNTENNKENAATESGSESSSQEATPEKANNISESLAESAAAYTKATARKCLLAKVEVITGEEAESNVLQIQCKLFVFDKNAQSWVERGRGLLRLNDMASTEDGTLQSRLVMRTQGSLRLILNTKLWAQMQIDKASEKSIRITAMDTEDQGVKVFLISASSKDTGQLFAALHHRILALRSRVEQEQEVKDAAPEPEVTQSNEEDSDDDDVIAPSGSAGSGPNDEGDGQNVGST